Proteins from a single region of Catenulispora acidiphila DSM 44928:
- a CDS encoding PadR family transcriptional regulator → MDSTQLLKGVLDSAVLAVLVDEDGYGYDIVRRLRVAGFEDIGDASVYGTLRRLYANGYLTSYVVPSESGPHRKYYGVNASGRAQLKESTATWRAFASSMDRLLGAERGERV, encoded by the coding sequence ATGGATTCCACACAACTGCTCAAAGGCGTCCTGGACTCGGCGGTGCTCGCGGTCCTGGTCGACGAGGACGGCTACGGCTACGACATCGTGCGCCGGCTGCGGGTCGCCGGCTTCGAGGACATCGGCGACGCCTCGGTCTACGGGACGCTGCGGCGCTTGTACGCCAACGGATATCTGACGAGCTACGTGGTGCCCTCGGAGTCGGGGCCGCACCGCAAGTACTACGGCGTGAACGCCAGCGGGCGCGCGCAACTGAAGGAGTCCACGGCCACCTGGCGCGCGTTCGCCAGCTCCATGGACCGGCTGCTCGGAGCGGAGAGGGGAGAGCGGGTATGA
- a CDS encoding HAAS signaling domain-containing protein produces MSSQGFEDMDGGGLDGTGEAGGPGSRASETSSGARSGQTSGDQVAAYAAEVRAQLADLSDAESAELLEDLEDHLREVAAEGAGSLRERLGAPGAYARELRQAAGLPEPGEGSGSGSAGRGARSRPSVRVRVRQALVDAERRARGHRAGREVLDFLPSLRPAWWVLRGWAAVRLLEVMTTDVDPWHDFALVPQVGNSTVIGFLALAAAVPASVYAARRTVPDGWRRRAVGAGEGILVLFTIGMALSALSTQSNYGENASSVAFDQGGSLPGLVDNGKPISNLYVYDRAGKPLDGVLVYDQDGQPIQADVYAGGSILDNDGWIDGNGSLVANIFPQQMLQTQWDDSAGGAHYVVMPPPEVNIPQGLHRASAPQGAQQSPATPTTAPTTTPPTTPTTTPSTTSSTPGPQASSPTSATPTSGATGAQPTSALPSTPAPSGTKG; encoded by the coding sequence ATGAGTTCCCAGGGATTCGAGGACATGGACGGCGGCGGTCTCGACGGGACCGGTGAAGCCGGCGGTCCGGGCAGCCGGGCTAGCGAGACCTCCAGCGGGGCGCGGAGCGGTCAGACGTCGGGGGATCAGGTGGCTGCGTACGCCGCGGAGGTGCGGGCGCAGCTGGCTGATTTGTCTGACGCGGAGAGCGCTGAGCTGCTGGAGGACCTGGAGGATCATCTGCGGGAGGTTGCCGCGGAGGGTGCTGGGAGCTTGCGGGAGCGGCTTGGTGCGCCGGGGGCTTATGCCAGGGAGCTGCGGCAGGCGGCTGGGTTGCCGGAGCCGGGTGAGGGGAGCGGCTCGGGGAGTGCTGGGCGGGGGGCTCGGTCGCGGCCGTCGGTGCGGGTGAGGGTGCGGCAGGCGTTGGTGGACGCGGAGCGTCGGGCGCGGGGTCATCGGGCGGGGCGTGAGGTGCTCGATTTCCTGCCCTCGCTGCGTCCAGCTTGGTGGGTGCTGCGGGGGTGGGCAGCGGTGCGGCTTCTGGAGGTGATGACGACGGATGTGGATCCCTGGCACGATTTCGCGCTTGTCCCGCAGGTCGGCAACAGCACGGTGATCGGGTTTCTCGCACTGGCGGCCGCGGTGCCGGCGTCGGTGTACGCCGCGCGGCGGACGGTGCCCGACGGGTGGCGCCGCCGTGCCGTGGGTGCCGGAGAGGGCATCTTGGTCCTGTTCACCATCGGGATGGCGCTCTCGGCGCTGAGCACTCAGAGCAACTACGGCGAGAACGCCTCGAGCGTCGCCTTCGACCAGGGCGGATCGCTGCCCGGCCTGGTCGACAACGGCAAGCCCATCTCGAACCTGTACGTCTACGACCGGGCCGGCAAACCGCTCGACGGCGTCCTCGTCTACGACCAGGACGGTCAGCCGATCCAGGCAGACGTGTACGCGGGCGGCTCGATCCTGGACAACGACGGGTGGATCGACGGCAACGGGTCGCTCGTGGCGAACATCTTCCCGCAGCAGATGTTGCAGACGCAGTGGGACGATTCCGCCGGCGGCGCGCACTACGTCGTGATGCCGCCGCCGGAGGTGAACATCCCGCAGGGTCTGCACCGGGCGTCGGCGCCGCAGGGGGCACAACAGAGTCCTGCGACGCCCACGACGGCGCCCACGACGACACCGCCGACAACACCCACGACCACACCCTCGACCACATCTTCCACTCCCGGACCTCAGGCTTCATCGCCGACGAGCGCCACGCCGACCAGTGGCGCCACCGGAGCGCAGCCGACATCCGCGCTCCCGTCGACTCCGGCGCCCTCCGGCACGAAGGGTTGA
- a CDS encoding response regulator transcription factor, which yields MKKPGSPRVLVVDDSDTVRTLIRINLELEGFEVQEADSGTRCLELVPGPDVVTLDLLLPETGPDGLDILRRLKRDPALGRPRVVVVTAAALPEDRRLGESAGADAYITKPFEPVELVDAVRALASPDRF from the coding sequence GTGAAAAAACCAGGTTCGCCGCGCGTCCTCGTGGTCGACGACAGCGACACCGTCAGGACCCTGATCCGCATCAACCTGGAGTTGGAAGGCTTCGAGGTGCAGGAGGCCGACTCGGGAACCCGGTGCCTGGAACTGGTGCCGGGACCCGATGTCGTGACCCTCGACCTGCTCCTGCCCGAGACCGGTCCCGACGGGCTGGACATCCTGCGCCGGCTCAAGCGCGACCCGGCGCTGGGGCGTCCGCGCGTGGTGGTGGTGACGGCCGCCGCGCTGCCGGAGGACCGGCGGCTCGGGGAGTCGGCCGGCGCCGACGCCTACATCACCAAGCCCTTCGAGCCGGTGGAGTTGGTGGACGCGGTGCGGGCGTTGGCATCCCCGGACCGTTTCTGA
- the argS gene encoding arginine--tRNA ligase — translation MTPEQLSQAVLDTVNEAVADGALTLTAVPATVTVERPKNRDHGDYATNVALQLTKAAGMPPRALAELLAERLREVEGIAGVDVAGPGFLNLKLAAGAAGELAKSIVEQGAQYGRSETFAAQIVNLEFVSANPTGPLHLGHTRWAAVGDALGRLLEAAGADVTREFYINDAGNQMNNFGLSLALRANGEEVPSGQGLYEGAYIKDLAQAILEEHPVLTQLPQEAQVEAFRTAGYKTQLRLQQESLEKFRTHFDVWFSEKTLHESGAVEGVADRLAEQGHVFEQDGAVWLRTTDFGDDKDRVIVRSNGERTYFSADCAYYLNKRDRGYSPCIYMLGADHHGYVGRLKAMAACSGDDPEQDIEVLIGQFVKMVKDGEEVKLSKRTGNIVTLDDVIDLIGVDAARYALARSSVDNELVLDVDLLTSQKAENPVYYVQYAHSRMASVKRNAAELGFDKGTAEDFKPELLSHPREEALLAALAEFPRVIAQAAGLRKVHQVAHYLEDMAKKYHGFYTDCRILPLGEDKPSDLNRARMWLAEATQTVLRNGLDLLGVSAPERM, via the coding sequence GTGACTCCCGAGCAGCTTTCCCAGGCCGTCCTCGACACCGTCAACGAAGCCGTCGCCGACGGCGCGCTGACCCTGACCGCGGTCCCGGCGACCGTGACCGTCGAGCGACCGAAGAACCGCGACCACGGCGACTACGCCACCAACGTCGCCCTCCAGCTGACCAAGGCCGCCGGTATGCCGCCGCGCGCGCTGGCCGAGCTGCTCGCGGAGCGCCTGCGCGAGGTCGAGGGGATCGCCGGCGTCGACGTCGCCGGGCCCGGGTTCCTCAACCTGAAGCTGGCCGCCGGCGCCGCGGGCGAGCTCGCCAAGAGCATCGTGGAGCAGGGCGCGCAGTACGGCCGGAGCGAGACCTTCGCCGCGCAGATCGTCAACCTGGAGTTCGTCTCCGCCAACCCCACCGGGCCGCTGCACCTGGGCCACACCCGCTGGGCCGCGGTCGGCGACGCGCTCGGCCGGCTGCTGGAGGCCGCCGGCGCCGACGTCACGCGCGAGTTCTACATCAACGACGCCGGAAACCAGATGAACAACTTCGGCCTGTCGCTCGCGTTGCGGGCCAACGGCGAGGAAGTGCCGTCCGGGCAGGGACTGTATGAGGGTGCGTATATCAAGGATCTGGCTCAGGCGATCCTCGAGGAGCACCCGGTCCTGACCCAGCTGCCGCAGGAGGCACAGGTCGAGGCGTTCCGCACCGCCGGCTACAAGACGCAGCTGCGGCTCCAGCAGGAATCGCTGGAGAAGTTCCGCACGCACTTCGACGTCTGGTTCTCCGAGAAGACGCTGCACGAGTCCGGCGCCGTCGAGGGCGTCGCGGACCGGTTGGCCGAGCAGGGGCACGTCTTCGAGCAGGACGGCGCGGTCTGGCTGCGGACCACCGACTTCGGCGACGACAAGGACCGGGTCATCGTCCGCTCCAACGGCGAGCGCACCTACTTCTCCGCGGACTGCGCGTACTACTTGAACAAGCGGGACCGCGGCTACTCGCCGTGTATCTACATGCTCGGCGCGGACCACCACGGCTACGTCGGCCGCCTCAAGGCGATGGCCGCGTGCTCCGGCGACGACCCGGAGCAGGACATCGAGGTCCTGATCGGCCAGTTCGTGAAGATGGTGAAGGACGGCGAGGAGGTCAAGCTCTCCAAGCGGACCGGGAACATCGTCACGCTGGACGACGTGATCGACCTGATCGGCGTCGACGCCGCCCGGTACGCGCTGGCGCGCTCGAGCGTGGACAACGAACTGGTGCTGGACGTCGACCTGCTGACGTCGCAGAAGGCAGAGAACCCGGTCTACTACGTCCAGTACGCGCACTCGCGGATGGCCTCGGTCAAGCGCAACGCCGCCGAGCTCGGCTTCGACAAGGGCACGGCAGAGGACTTCAAGCCCGAGCTGTTGTCCCACCCCCGCGAAGAGGCACTGCTTGCGGCGCTGGCGGAGTTCCCGCGCGTCATCGCGCAGGCGGCCGGACTGCGCAAGGTCCACCAGGTCGCGCACTACCTGGAAGACATGGCGAAGAAGTACCACGGCTTCTACACCGACTGCCGGATCCTGCCGCTGGGCGAGGACAAGCCGAGCGACCTCAACCGCGCACGGATGTGGCTCGCGGAAGCCACCCAAACCGTCCTCCGCAACGGTCTGGACCTCCTCGGTGTCTCGGCACCTGAGCGCATGTGA